The following coding sequences lie in one Ictalurus furcatus strain D&B chromosome 7, Billie_1.0, whole genome shotgun sequence genomic window:
- the LOC128610493 gene encoding igLON family member 5-like isoform X2: MEFSPLAVMLLLISLTPVPHAQERPQPVLRVSPQSWLTEGDSVTLSCEVTDSSTDWTFSWYREILYRDNDGRIRYRVVPLSDSSRESGGSYTLSPAALNHTGVYVCSAAREERPFSTEYSLPQPLWITGESPPLSLIINPNRTQHFTKDSLSLSCEDQSNSTGWTVIRNTHSAIVSDCSWRGSVTGSTCKIGFLYTSDTGVHWCASESGENSNPVNITVHDGDVILESPVHPVTEGHPLTLHCLYRNTKPSNLQADFYKDGSVLQTQTTGEMIIYNVSKSDEGFYHCKHPERGESPKSWVSVRGPSGVEAPFSVLMLISSVVTASPYLLVTIILLVKCYRARGKNSFSTFHITNKLTLITARKKG, translated from the exons AGAGACCACAGCCAGTACTGAGAGTATCTCCACAGAGCTGGCTGACTGAAGGAGACTCAGTGACTCTAAGCTGTGAGGTTACAGACTCCTCTACAGACTGGACATTCAGCTGGTACAGAGAGATTCTCTACAGAGACAATGATGGCCGTATCAGGTATAGAGTGGTGCCCCTCTCAGACAGCAGCAGAGAATCTGGAGGCTCCTACACTCTCAGTCCTGCTGCTCTTAATCACACAGGAGTTTATGTGTGCAGTGCAGCGAGAGAAGAACGACCCTTTTCCACAGAGTACAGCCTTCCACAGCCACTATGGATCACTG GTGAAtctcctccactctctctgATCATCAATCCCAACAGAACTCAACACTTTACTAAAGACTCTCTGTCACTGAGCTGTGAGGACCAGAGTAACTCTACTGGATGGACAGTGATTCGAAACACACACAGTGCGATAGTGTCAGATTGTTCATGGCGGGGATCAGTTACAGGATCTACATGTAAAATCGGCTTCCTCTACACATCCGACACTGGAGTTCACTGGTGTGCGTCTGAATCTGGAGAAAACAGTAATCCTGTCAACATCACAGTGCATG ATGGTGATGTGATCCTGGAGAGTCCTGTCCATCCTGTGACTGAGGGACATCCTCTGACTCTACACTGTTTATATCGCAACACAAAGCCCTCAAACCTGCAAGCTGATTTCTATAAAGATGGATCAGTTCTCCAGACACAGACTACAGGAGAAATGATCATCTATAACGTCTCAAAGTCAGATGAAGGTTTCTACCACTGTAAACacccagagagaggagagtcacCCAAAAGCTGGGTCTCAGTCAGAG GTCCATCAGGTGTAGAAGCTCCATTCTCAGTGCTCATGCTGATCAGTAGTGTAGTGACGGCCTCTCCGTATCTGCTGGTGACCATCATTCTGCTGGTCAAATGTTACAGAGCTCGAGGTAAGAACTCTTTCAGTACGTTTCACATAACGAACAAACTAACTTTAATTACTGCCAGAAAAAAAGGGTGA
- the LOC128610493 gene encoding igLON family member 5-like isoform X1 codes for MEFSPLAVMLLLISLTPVPHAQERPQPVLRVSPQSWLTEGDSVTLSCEVTDSSTDWTFSWYREILYRDNDGRIRYRVVPLSDSSRESGGSYTLSPAALNHTGVYVCSAAREERPFSTEYSLPQPLWITGESPPLSLIINPNRTQHFTKDSLSLSCEDQSNSTGWTVIRNTHSAIVSDCSWRGSVTGSTCKIGFLYTSDTGVHWCASESGENSNPVNITVHDGDVILESPVHPVTEGHPLTLHCLYRNTKPSNLQADFYKDGSVLQTQTTGEMIIYNVSKSDEGFYHCKHPERGESPKSWVSVRASGPSGVEAPFSVLMLISSVVTASPYLLVTIILLVKCYRARGKNSFSTFHITNKLTLITARKKG; via the exons AGAGACCACAGCCAGTACTGAGAGTATCTCCACAGAGCTGGCTGACTGAAGGAGACTCAGTGACTCTAAGCTGTGAGGTTACAGACTCCTCTACAGACTGGACATTCAGCTGGTACAGAGAGATTCTCTACAGAGACAATGATGGCCGTATCAGGTATAGAGTGGTGCCCCTCTCAGACAGCAGCAGAGAATCTGGAGGCTCCTACACTCTCAGTCCTGCTGCTCTTAATCACACAGGAGTTTATGTGTGCAGTGCAGCGAGAGAAGAACGACCCTTTTCCACAGAGTACAGCCTTCCACAGCCACTATGGATCACTG GTGAAtctcctccactctctctgATCATCAATCCCAACAGAACTCAACACTTTACTAAAGACTCTCTGTCACTGAGCTGTGAGGACCAGAGTAACTCTACTGGATGGACAGTGATTCGAAACACACACAGTGCGATAGTGTCAGATTGTTCATGGCGGGGATCAGTTACAGGATCTACATGTAAAATCGGCTTCCTCTACACATCCGACACTGGAGTTCACTGGTGTGCGTCTGAATCTGGAGAAAACAGTAATCCTGTCAACATCACAGTGCATG ATGGTGATGTGATCCTGGAGAGTCCTGTCCATCCTGTGACTGAGGGACATCCTCTGACTCTACACTGTTTATATCGCAACACAAAGCCCTCAAACCTGCAAGCTGATTTCTATAAAGATGGATCAGTTCTCCAGACACAGACTACAGGAGAAATGATCATCTATAACGTCTCAAAGTCAGATGAAGGTTTCTACCACTGTAAACacccagagagaggagagtcacCCAAAAGCTGGGTCTCAGTCAGAG CGTCAGGTCCATCAGGTGTAGAAGCTCCATTCTCAGTGCTCATGCTGATCAGTAGTGTAGTGACGGCCTCTCCGTATCTGCTGGTGACCATCATTCTGCTGGTCAAATGTTACAGAGCTCGAGGTAAGAACTCTTTCAGTACGTTTCACATAACGAACAAACTAACTTTAATTACTGCCAGAAAAAAAGGGTGA